A window from Chryseobacterium vaccae encodes these proteins:
- a CDS encoding DUF6122 family protein translates to MTVPSEIILIKQITHYFLHLVFPVFIALVFFRENWKKAYFIMLATMLVDLDHLFANPIFDPSRNSIGFHFLHSYYAIAVYFLMLFFKGNIRIAAVGLLFHMLTDFQDFNLWGIKISLILSQDISKFI, encoded by the coding sequence ATGACGGTGCCTTCTGAAATTATATTGATAAAACAAATCACTCATTACTTTTTACATCTGGTGTTTCCGGTGTTTATTGCCTTGGTTTTTTTTCGTGAAAATTGGAAAAAGGCTTATTTTATTATGCTGGCTACCATGCTTGTGGATCTGGATCACCTTTTTGCCAATCCTATATTTGATCCGTCCAGAAACAGTATTGGGTTTCATTTTTTGCATTCATATTACGCTATTGCTGTTTATTTTTTAATGCTGTTCTTTAAAGGGAATATCAGGATTGCAGCTGTTGGTCTTTTATTCCATATGTTGACAGATTTTCAGGACTTTAATCTATGGGGCATTAAAATATCATTAATATTATCTCAGGATATTTCAAAATTCATATAG
- a CDS encoding calcium:proton antiporter codes for MKLKELLHYTYIFPILAVVYYFSGLMGGGVIYDVIAGILLTGSVLSAVHHAEMVAHKVGEPFGTIILALCITIIEVALIISLMVAGGDQAITLARDTVFAAVMLILNGILGICILVGGVKYHEQFFARTSATTYLVSIVSILILTLVLPNFTSSVNGPFYNEAQLVFVSIACLVIYGVFLMVQTVRHRSYFIVPDEHPEEHYIPTFTKTVISFGFLVVCLAIVVMMAKGLSGTIEDMVQSIGAPKSLVGVIIAAVVLLPEGVAAIRAARSNQIQSSLNLALGSALASIGLTIPAVSTVCILYDIPLVLGLDKKDIILLSLSVFIVMLSLSRGKTNILYGTVLLVNLAAYIFTVIVP; via the coding sequence ATGAAATTAAAAGAACTTTTACATTACACGTATATTTTTCCCATTCTGGCAGTAGTTTATTATTTTTCCGGATTGATGGGAGGAGGAGTCATTTATGATGTTATTGCAGGGATCCTGCTTACAGGAAGCGTTCTGTCAGCAGTGCATCATGCCGAAATGGTCGCTCATAAAGTAGGAGAACCCTTTGGAACCATTATTCTTGCGCTTTGTATCACTATTATTGAAGTGGCCTTAATTATATCACTTATGGTTGCCGGAGGAGATCAGGCCATCACGTTGGCCAGAGATACTGTTTTTGCTGCGGTAATGCTTATTCTGAATGGTATTTTGGGAATCTGTATTCTGGTAGGAGGGGTAAAATATCACGAACAGTTCTTTGCCAGAACATCTGCAACGACTTATCTGGTAAGTATTGTTTCTATTCTGATCCTGACATTGGTTCTTCCTAATTTTACCTCAAGTGTCAACGGTCCTTTCTATAATGAAGCTCAGCTTGTTTTTGTATCCATTGCCTGTCTTGTCATTTATGGAGTATTCCTGATGGTTCAGACGGTAAGACACAGAAGCTATTTTATTGTGCCTGATGAACACCCGGAAGAACATTATATCCCGACATTCACGAAAACAGTGATAAGCTTTGGATTCCTGGTTGTCTGCCTGGCAATCGTTGTAATGATGGCAAAAGGACTTTCAGGAACTATTGAAGATATGGTTCAGAGTATAGGTGCTCCAAAATCTTTGGTAGGAGTGATTATTGCTGCAGTAGTGCTTCTTCCTGAAGGGGTAGCGGCTATTCGTGCGGCAAGAAGCAATCAGATCCAGTCCAGTTTAAACCTGGCATTAGGTTCTGCACTGGCCAGTATAGGACTGACGATTCCTGCGGTTTCTACGGTGTGTATTCTGTATGATATTCCTTTGGTGCTGGGATTGGATAAAAAAGATATTATCCTGCTTTCGCTCTCCGTATTTATCGTAATGCTTTCATTAAGCCGTGGAAAGACGAATATTCTTTACGGAACAGTGCTTTTAGTGAATCTGGCAGCGTATATTTTTACAGTAATCGTTCCTTAA
- a CDS encoding cation:proton antiporter, with amino-acid sequence MELYYSFSALIVLASIFAYLNYRFLKLPSTIGIMVIAIVVSIFLVMFGETVLPRTFGHLNKLMNSIDFTEVLMGAMLNFLLFAGGIHININDLKEQFRPVLIFSTVGVVISTFVVGFGMFYLLPFVGIKLPFIYCLVFGALISPTDPVAVLSVLKQAKVSKSLETKVAGESLFNDGMAVVVFTVVMQLAIGKEVDLGVESIGLLLMKEAGGGILLGVLLGWITSRLMREVDDYIISVLVTLSVVMGGYLIARQMHISGPLTMVAAGLFMGNFNVRFKMKSVTQDYLIKFWELIDEILNAVLFLFIGFELLMIKDLKHFMLPGLLAIIVVLLARFISIWGPTKFMSLRTRFSPQTVKVLVWGGIRGGVSIALAMSIPKSEYSEIILSITYCVVVFSIIVQGLTIAKVANPKQIAKEEEEQESIVLEEH; translated from the coding sequence GTGGAGTTATATTATTCATTTTCAGCATTAATAGTGCTAGCGTCCATATTTGCCTACCTGAATTACAGATTTCTGAAACTCCCGAGTACGATCGGAATTATGGTAATTGCCATTGTGGTTTCCATTTTTCTGGTGATGTTTGGGGAAACAGTACTTCCGAGAACATTCGGACATCTCAATAAATTGATGAACAGCATTGATTTTACAGAAGTCCTGATGGGGGCCATGCTTAACTTCCTTCTCTTTGCAGGAGGAATTCACATTAATATCAACGATCTTAAGGAACAGTTTCGTCCAGTACTGATATTTTCTACAGTAGGTGTGGTAATTTCTACATTTGTTGTAGGATTTGGAATGTTTTATCTCTTACCGTTCGTAGGGATCAAGCTTCCTTTTATCTATTGTCTGGTATTCGGAGCCCTGATTTCTCCTACCGATCCGGTGGCTGTCCTGAGTGTTTTGAAGCAGGCTAAAGTTTCAAAATCATTAGAAACAAAAGTAGCCGGAGAATCTCTTTTCAACGACGGTATGGCTGTTGTGGTATTTACCGTAGTTATGCAGCTTGCGATTGGAAAAGAAGTGGATCTGGGCGTTGAAAGCATAGGATTATTACTGATGAAAGAAGCCGGGGGAGGAATCCTGCTTGGGGTCCTTCTGGGATGGATAACCTCCAGGCTGATGCGTGAAGTGGATGATTATATTATTTCGGTTCTGGTAACTCTTTCTGTAGTAATGGGAGGATATCTTATCGCCAGACAGATGCATATTTCAGGACCTTTGACGATGGTTGCTGCTGGTCTGTTTATGGGGAATTTCAATGTGAGGTTCAAAATGAAGTCTGTTACTCAGGATTATCTGATTAAGTTCTGGGAACTGATTGATGAGATTCTGAACGCTGTTTTATTCCTGTTCATAGGATTTGAACTTCTGATGATCAAAGATCTTAAGCATTTTATGCTGCCTGGTCTTCTTGCTATTATCGTGGTTTTACTAGCCCGTTTTATTTCGATCTGGGGACCAACGAAATTCATGTCTTTAAGAACAAGGTTTAGTCCGCAGACTGTAAAAGTGCTTGTTTGGGGAGGAATCCGTGGAGGGGTTTCCATTGCATTGGCGATGTCTATTCCGAAGAGTGAATACAGCGAAATTATTTTAAGTATTACCTATTGTGTAGTCGTCTTTTCTATTATTGTTCAGGGACTTACCATTGCTAAAGTGGCCAATCCTAAGCAGATTGCAAAAGAAGAGGAGGAGCAGGAAAGTATTGTTCTGGAAGAGCATTAA
- a CDS encoding DUF4919 domain-containing protein, translated as MKYHFFLLFLLFSVFGFSQKSKIDLKSIEKNLKNPDSPYNYEKLIFKYKGFPKSLDSIEAQHLYYGRNFRNDKISTTDDRFKSLADAFKQNHFADCIKLGKDLYDKDPTNLDVLLILLRTYDSLKDANNFVHHLSQLRALTNGIKDSGDGKSEKTAYLVNSVGDEYILLNILNIGNGYTRSSKPAKDGMFDIWEKDSQKLYIKILYLDF; from the coding sequence ATGAAATATCACTTTTTCCTTTTATTCCTTCTGTTTTCGGTTTTTGGATTTAGCCAGAAATCAAAAATTGATTTAAAAAGTATTGAGAAAAACCTCAAAAATCCGGACTCTCCTTACAATTACGAGAAGCTTATCTTTAAGTACAAAGGATTTCCAAAATCTCTGGACAGCATCGAAGCCCAGCATCTTTACTACGGAAGGAATTTTAGAAATGATAAAATTTCGACAACAGACGACCGTTTTAAAAGCCTTGCGGATGCCTTTAAGCAGAATCATTTTGCAGATTGTATCAAGCTGGGTAAAGATTTGTATGATAAAGACCCTACCAATCTGGACGTTCTTCTTATCCTGCTCCGTACCTATGACTCCCTGAAAGATGCCAATAACTTTGTCCATCATTTGAGCCAGCTTCGGGCACTGACTAACGGCATCAAAGATTCCGGAGACGGAAAATCCGAAAAAACAGCTTACCTGGTCAATTCTGTAGGAGACGAATATATTCTGCTGAACATTCTGAACATTGGAAATGGTTATACCCGAAGTTCAAAACCTGCCAAAGACGGAATGTTTGATATCTGGGAAAAAGACAGTCAAAAACTTTATATTAAAATACTTTATTTAGACTTTTAA
- a CDS encoding group III truncated hemoglobin: MKKLESREDIEHLVNSFYTKVVKDETIGFFFNDIAKVDWNKHLPKMYSFWESILFGQMTYKGNPMGVHFPINEIQAMEQKHFNRWLELWKQTIEENFIGENADMAVYKSENIAKLMAFKMELARRL; encoded by the coding sequence ATGAAAAAACTGGAATCCCGAGAAGATATTGAACATCTGGTCAATTCATTTTACACCAAAGTAGTTAAGGACGAGACGATTGGATTTTTCTTCAACGATATCGCCAAAGTAGACTGGAACAAACATCTTCCTAAAATGTATTCATTCTGGGAATCGATTCTGTTTGGACAGATGACTTACAAAGGAAATCCTATGGGGGTGCACTTTCCCATCAATGAAATCCAGGCGATGGAACAGAAACATTTCAACCGTTGGCTGGAACTCTGGAAACAGACCATTGAAGAAAATTTCATCGGAGAAAATGCTGATATGGCGGTCTACAAATCCGAAAATATCGCTAAACTGATGGCCTTCAAAATGGAACTGGCAAGAAGACTTTAG
- a CDS encoding DNA alkylation repair protein, translating into MANNIIKEIKEALAVLSIPEKAEFFPRFFKTGKGEYGEGDLFLGVKVPDQRSVAKEYYDKISLEELSILLSSEYHEHRLTALFMLITKFEKTKDIRIKERIITFYLNHLPHVNNWDLVDSSCYKILGRYAFENQKENLLRDLSDSDEMWHKRIAVVGTMHYVKKGSYELTKEFVTKNLKHPHDLMHKANGWLLREMGNKNEQELISYLNQYYKEMPRTCLRYAIEKLDEDLRQDYLKGRV; encoded by the coding sequence ATGGCCAATAATATAATCAAAGAGATTAAGGAAGCCTTAGCTGTCTTGTCCATTCCTGAAAAAGCGGAATTCTTTCCCAGATTTTTCAAAACAGGAAAGGGAGAATACGGAGAAGGAGATCTCTTTCTTGGAGTGAAAGTTCCGGATCAAAGGTCTGTAGCGAAAGAGTATTATGATAAAATAAGCCTTGAAGAATTGAGCATACTGCTTTCATCAGAGTATCATGAGCATAGGCTTACAGCTCTCTTTATGCTGATCACCAAGTTTGAAAAAACAAAAGACATCAGAATAAAAGAAAGAATTATTACTTTTTACCTGAACCATCTTCCCCATGTCAATAACTGGGATCTGGTAGACTCAAGCTGTTATAAAATATTAGGACGGTATGCTTTTGAAAATCAAAAAGAAAATTTATTGAGAGACCTTTCAGATTCTGATGAAATGTGGCATAAAAGAATAGCCGTTGTGGGAACGATGCATTACGTTAAAAAAGGGTCGTATGAACTGACTAAAGAATTTGTCACCAAAAACCTGAAACATCCGCATGATCTGATGCACAAAGCAAATGGCTGGCTGCTAAGGGAAATGGGGAACAAAAACGAACAGGAACTGATCTCTTACCTCAATCAATATTACAAAGAAATGCCAAGAACCTGCCTGAGATATGCCATTGAAAAACTTGATGAAGACCTTAGACAGGATTATCTGAAAGGGAGAGTATAA
- a CDS encoding LytR/AlgR family response regulator transcription factor, whose amino-acid sequence MTPHIRCMIIDNDELDRLVLQHYLRQYKNIEIIASFDSAEKAIPYLEFPIDLLISETVMNGMSGLEFKKIAHKIPACIFISSHPESAVSAFELNTLDFLTKPLKMERFHDSMQRVFDFFETKEKCKCFDAILGGNCIRIKENGNISHIRITDILYLEALKDYTRIITYEKKHCVLDSLGSLLHKNVFSSFVRIHRSYAIPRYLIRGKNYHEVELTCNIKLPIGRTYKDNLSFFDQ is encoded by the coding sequence ATGACTCCCCATATCAGATGTATGATCATTGATAATGATGAACTGGACAGATTGGTTCTTCAGCATTATCTCAGACAATACAAAAACATAGAGATTATAGCTTCTTTCGATTCGGCAGAAAAAGCAATTCCTTATCTTGAATTCCCCATAGATCTTTTGATTTCCGAAACGGTTATGAACGGAATGAGTGGACTGGAATTCAAAAAAATAGCCCATAAGATACCCGCCTGCATTTTCATCAGTTCCCACCCCGAATCAGCAGTCAGCGCGTTTGAACTCAATACACTGGACTTTCTTACCAAGCCTTTGAAAATGGAACGCTTTCATGATTCTATGCAAAGAGTTTTTGATTTTTTTGAAACGAAAGAAAAATGTAAATGTTTTGATGCCATTCTCGGTGGCAACTGCATCAGAATAAAAGAAAACGGAAATATCTCCCACATCAGAATAACGGATATTTTATACCTGGAGGCCCTGAAGGATTATACCCGTATCATCACCTACGAAAAAAAACACTGTGTTCTGGATTCGTTAGGAAGCCTTCTTCACAAAAACGTCTTTTCATCATTTGTAAGAATACACAGAAGCTATGCCATCCCACGGTACCTCATCCGTGGAAAAAACTACCACGAAGTAGAACTAACCTGCAATATAAAACTCCCTATCGGCAGAACCTACAAAGACAATCTCTCTTTCTTTGACCAGTAA
- a CDS encoding T9SS type A sorting domain-containing protein: protein MKRTSIQGFFLILFTLSVSLLNAQSAVLATGTDASGGGGSVSYSIGQTAYLYKGSSAQIIEGVQQAYEITTLSVYENTVQQEGILLYPNPFRDYLYIDFTSENYKNAEYQLFDAQGKLIRKDVILQIKSELNLSSLPSAMYIIRINQSGKHLKTFKIIKK, encoded by the coding sequence ATGAAAAGAACATCTATTCAAGGCTTCTTTCTCATTCTGTTTACTCTTTCCGTCAGCCTTTTAAATGCACAGTCAGCCGTTCTTGCCACAGGAACAGATGCATCAGGAGGCGGAGGCTCAGTTTCTTACAGTATCGGACAGACCGCTTATCTTTACAAAGGCTCCAGTGCCCAGATCATAGAGGGTGTACAGCAAGCCTACGAAATCACAACGCTCTCTGTTTATGAAAATACAGTACAACAGGAAGGTATTCTACTTTACCCCAATCCTTTCAGGGATTACCTGTACATTGATTTCACTTCAGAAAACTACAAAAATGCAGAATATCAGCTATTTGATGCTCAGGGCAAACTGATCAGAAAAGACGTTATTCTACAGATCAAATCTGAACTTAATCTTTCTTCTCTTCCTTCCGCCATGTATATCATCCGGATCAATCAGAGCGGAAAACATTTGAAAACATTTAAAATCATCAAAAAATAA
- the hflX gene encoding GTPase HflX: MLEKKEHNYEKAVLVGLVTKDQDEEKLKEYMDELEFLAYTAGATVEKRFTQKLSQPDSKTFVGSGKALEIKDYVKEHEIGTVIFDDELSPSQLKNLEREMEVKILDRTNLILDIFAQRAQTSYARTQVELAQYEYLLPRLTRMWTHLERQRGGIGMRGPGETEIETDRRIIRDRISLLKEKLKTIDKQMATQRNNRGKMVRAALVGYTNVGKSTLMNALSKSEVFAENKLFATLDTTVRKVVIGNLPFLLTDTVGFIRKLPTQLVESFKSTLDEVRESDLLIHVVDISHESFEDHITSVNQILQEIDAHRKPMIMVFNKIDDFSYEKKDEDDLTPSTRKNISLEEWKKTWMAKSKYPTVFISALTKENFPEMKKMIYDEVMKIHISRFPYNDFLFEYFDNDDEENND; encoded by the coding sequence ATGCTAGAAAAGAAAGAACATAATTATGAAAAGGCGGTTTTGGTAGGTTTGGTTACCAAAGACCAGGACGAGGAAAAACTAAAAGAATATATGGACGAGCTGGAGTTCCTTGCCTACACGGCAGGAGCAACAGTTGAAAAAAGGTTCACCCAAAAATTATCACAGCCGGACTCCAAAACGTTTGTAGGGAGTGGGAAAGCACTGGAAATTAAAGACTATGTGAAAGAACATGAGATTGGAACAGTGATCTTTGATGATGAACTTTCCCCTTCACAGCTTAAAAACCTGGAAAGGGAAATGGAAGTCAAAATATTAGACCGGACCAATCTTATTCTTGATATTTTTGCGCAAAGAGCGCAAACGTCTTATGCAAGAACCCAGGTGGAGCTGGCACAGTACGAATACCTGCTTCCAAGACTGACAAGAATGTGGACCCACCTTGAAAGACAGAGGGGGGGAATCGGGATGAGAGGTCCGGGGGAAACCGAAATTGAAACAGACCGTCGTATCATCCGTGACAGGATCTCTTTGCTTAAAGAGAAACTGAAGACCATAGACAAACAGATGGCCACCCAGCGTAACAACAGAGGAAAGATGGTGCGTGCTGCTTTGGTGGGATATACCAACGTAGGAAAATCTACGCTGATGAACGCCCTTTCAAAATCAGAAGTTTTCGCTGAAAATAAGTTATTTGCAACGTTGGATACTACCGTAAGAAAAGTGGTGATTGGAAATCTTCCGTTCCTGCTGACGGATACCGTAGGGTTTATCAGAAAGCTCCCTACTCAGCTGGTAGAATCATTTAAATCTACTTTGGATGAGGTGAGAGAATCGGATTTACTAATTCACGTGGTAGATATCTCGCATGAAAGCTTTGAAGATCATATTACGTCAGTTAACCAGATTCTTCAGGAGATTGATGCCCACAGAAAGCCTATGATCATGGTTTTCAATAAAATTGATGACTTCAGCTATGAGAAAAAAGATGAGGATGATCTGACACCTTCTACCCGTAAAAATATTTCATTAGAAGAGTGGAAAAAGACCTGGATGGCTAAATCCAAATATCCAACCGTTTTCATTTCTGCTCTTACGAAAGAAAATTTCCCGGAGATGAAGAAAATGATCTATGATGAGGTAATGAAGATTCATATTTCCAGATTCCCATACAATGATTTTCTTTTCGAATATTTCGATAACGACGACGAAGAAAACAACGATTAA